A genomic region of Phenylobacterium parvum contains the following coding sequences:
- a CDS encoding cobalamin biosynthesis protein CbiG: protein MSRLFNAYVIVDWSAAAKPTTGADSVWIGVMKRDVRFRLTFEAFNPPTRADAEKKLTVLLEDFRKRSERALLGFDFPLGFPRGFAAALNLPGEAPWRAAWDQLDRMVKDKPDNTNNRFGVGSEINRRMTGGPFPFWGCPPKDTLTTLQPKRTREHGPEDLPEFRHADAAAKAASIWKLYYNGSVGGQALLGIPFVRRLQANRGEGFRIWPFETGFQPLSEAALAGVEVVATEVYPSLYKAQPGPGEVKDLAQVRATAEHFARLDEAGKLGAVFGPGKALAPEVITDAEREEGWILGVEG from the coding sequence GTGTCCCGCCTTTTCAACGCCTACGTCATCGTCGACTGGAGCGCCGCCGCCAAGCCGACCACCGGGGCGGACTCCGTCTGGATCGGCGTGATGAAGCGGGACGTCCGCTTCCGCCTGACCTTCGAGGCCTTCAACCCGCCGACCCGGGCGGACGCCGAGAAGAAGCTCACCGTCCTGCTCGAGGACTTCCGCAAGCGGTCAGAGCGCGCCCTCCTGGGCTTCGACTTCCCCCTCGGCTTCCCGCGCGGCTTTGCGGCGGCGCTCAACCTGCCCGGCGAGGCGCCCTGGCGGGCGGCATGGGACCAGCTGGACCGGATGGTCAAGGACAAGCCGGACAACACCAACAACCGGTTCGGCGTCGGCTCGGAGATCAACCGGCGTATGACCGGCGGCCCCTTCCCCTTCTGGGGCTGCCCGCCCAAGGACACGCTGACCACTCTCCAGCCCAAGCGCACCCGCGAGCACGGCCCGGAGGACCTGCCGGAGTTCCGCCACGCCGACGCCGCGGCCAAGGCGGCCTCGATCTGGAAGCTCTATTACAACGGCTCGGTGGGCGGCCAGGCCCTGCTGGGCATCCCCTTCGTACGCCGCCTGCAGGCGAACCGCGGCGAGGGCTTCCGCATCTGGCCCTTCGAGACCGGCTTCCAGCCCCTGTCCGAGGCCGCCCTCGCGGGGGTGGAGGTGGTGGCGACCGAGGTCTACCCGTCCCTCTACAAGGCCCAGCCGGGGCCGGGCGAGGTCAAGGACCTGGCCCAGGTTCGGGCGACCGCCGAGCACTTCGCCCGGCTGGACGAGGCCGGAAAACTCGGCGCCGTCTTCGGCCCCGGCAAGGCGCTCGCCCCTGAGGTCATCACCGACGCCGAGCGTGAGGAAGGCTGGATCCTGGGCGTCGAGGGCTAG
- a CDS encoding DUF3883 domain-containing protein, which translates to MTGAGDWTDAENDRIVADYLDMLADELSGRPFNKAAHNRALQARLPGRSQQSIEFKHRNISAVLQLLNQPWIQGYLPAQAFQVRLIDAVLRRLGREGAPYRASVSGGQEARALFFQPPPPPLNRPSIDPMRAEAIARRFDPAEADARNRDLGRAGEALVFAHERHALAASGREDLAAQVRWTSQEDGDGAGYDIASFTPEGRPRLVEVKTTNGWERSAFHISRNELAVANDNRETWRLVRVWNFAREPRAFELAPPLDAHVRLAPTSFLATFG; encoded by the coding sequence GTGACCGGCGCCGGAGACTGGACCGACGCGGAGAACGACCGGATCGTCGCTGACTATCTCGATATGCTGGCGGATGAGCTGTCCGGCCGCCCCTTCAACAAGGCGGCGCACAACCGGGCCCTGCAGGCGCGCCTGCCGGGGCGATCGCAGCAGTCCATCGAGTTCAAGCACCGGAACATCAGCGCGGTCCTGCAACTCCTCAACCAGCCCTGGATCCAGGGGTACCTGCCTGCGCAGGCCTTCCAGGTCCGACTGATCGACGCCGTGCTGAGGCGCCTTGGGAGGGAGGGGGCTCCCTATCGGGCTTCTGTGTCCGGCGGACAGGAGGCACGGGCGCTCTTCTTCCAGCCGCCGCCGCCGCCCCTCAACCGACCTTCCATCGACCCCATGCGCGCCGAGGCCATCGCGCGCCGGTTCGACCCGGCTGAGGCGGATGCCAGGAACCGGGACTTGGGCCGTGCCGGCGAGGCCCTGGTGTTCGCCCACGAGCGCCACGCCCTTGCGGCGTCCGGCAGGGAGGACCTCGCCGCCCAGGTCCGCTGGACCTCCCAGGAGGACGGCGACGGCGCCGGCTACGACATCGCCAGCTTCACGCCTGAAGGCCGGCCGCGCCTGGTCGAGGTCAAGACCACGAATGGATGGGAGCGTTCGGCCTTCCACATCTCCCGGAACGAACTGGCGGTAGCCAATGACAACCGCGAGACCTGGCGTCTTGTCAGGGTCTGGAACTTCGCCCGCGAGCCGCGCGCCTTCGAACTGGCGCCGCCCCTGGACGCCCATGTCCGCCTGGCGCCGACGAGCTTCCTGGCCACGTTCGGCTAA
- a CDS encoding MATE family efflux transporter: MTAGAGERRHDAVRQDLAALFTLAWPVVISRLGMMAMGLSDAIVVGHHSAIQLGWHAMAWAPSTVVLVVGTALLGGVQVMTARAMGEGRPEETGAVLRRGLVYGAKVGILAAAVLFFLGPWILGLLQLPYDLVAGATPPLQIFALSMPIFVIGSACSAWLEGLGRPRVGAVLMWMANVINLLALLVLVPGSFGLPALGAAGAALATLIARGALTLALVVYILRMPEARSLGVFTPPPPTPQASSEQTQIGLGAGASGFFEMAAFAGMNVIAGWLGILQVATWSIVVNVISVAFMVPLGIATAVSVLVGRAYGAGDAEGIRRISLIAYGVTMAFCLLVTLVVWLGAGFIAAGYTTDAATVALAVPALVLAAAIIPPDALQVVIAQSLRARGDILIPTATHFVSYVLVMAPLAWFLALPGGRGINGIVEGVLIASLLSSALLLIRFALLSRRPAV; encoded by the coding sequence ATGACCGCAGGGGCGGGTGAGCGCCGTCACGATGCGGTGCGCCAGGACCTGGCCGCCCTTTTCACCCTGGCCTGGCCGGTGGTCATCTCCCGGCTGGGCATGATGGCCATGGGCCTGAGCGACGCCATTGTCGTGGGCCACCACTCGGCCATCCAGCTGGGCTGGCACGCCATGGCCTGGGCGCCCAGCACGGTGGTCCTGGTTGTGGGGACTGCGCTTCTTGGCGGCGTCCAGGTCATGACCGCCCGGGCCATGGGCGAGGGCCGGCCGGAGGAGACCGGCGCCGTCCTGCGGCGGGGACTGGTCTATGGGGCCAAGGTCGGCATCCTGGCTGCGGCCGTCCTGTTCTTCCTGGGCCCCTGGATTCTCGGGCTGCTGCAACTGCCGTACGACCTGGTGGCCGGGGCGACGCCACCCCTGCAGATCTTCGCCCTTTCCATGCCCATCTTCGTGATCGGATCGGCCTGCTCGGCCTGGCTGGAGGGCCTGGGCCGTCCCCGCGTCGGCGCGGTCCTCATGTGGATGGCCAATGTCATCAACCTTCTCGCCCTCCTGGTTCTGGTGCCGGGGAGCTTCGGACTTCCGGCCCTTGGCGCCGCAGGCGCAGCCCTCGCCACCCTGATCGCCCGGGGCGCGCTGACCCTGGCCCTGGTCGTCTATATCCTCCGCATGCCCGAGGCCCGGAGCCTTGGCGTCTTCACCCCGCCGCCCCCGACGCCCCAGGCGAGTTCCGAACAGACCCAGATCGGCCTGGGCGCCGGCGCCTCCGGCTTCTTCGAGATGGCGGCCTTCGCCGGCATGAACGTCATCGCCGGATGGCTGGGGATCCTCCAGGTGGCGACCTGGAGCATCGTGGTCAATGTCATCTCGGTGGCCTTCATGGTGCCCCTGGGCATCGCCACCGCGGTGTCGGTCCTGGTGGGCCGCGCCTATGGCGCGGGGGACGCCGAGGGGATCCGCCGCATCAGCCTGATCGCCTACGGCGTCACAATGGCGTTCTGCCTCCTCGTCACCCTGGTCGTCTGGCTGGGCGCCGGCTTCATCGCGGCGGGATACACCACGGACGCCGCGACGGTCGCCCTTGCGGTTCCGGCCCTTGTCCTTGCAGCGGCCATCATCCCGCCGGACGCCCTTCAAGTCGTCATCGCCCAGTCCCTTCGGGCCAGGGGCGACATCCTCATTCCCACCGCAACCCATTTCGTCAGCTACGTCCTGGTCATGGCGCCCCTCGCCTGGTTCCTGGCCCTGCCCGGCGGCCGGGGGATTAACGGCATCGTGGAGGGGGTGCTGATCGCCAGTCTCCTGTCGTCGGCCCTGCTCCTCATCCGCTTCGCCCTGCTGTCGCGGAGGCCCGCGGTGTGA
- a CDS encoding class I SAM-dependent RNA methyltransferase yields the protein MSMGGEGDGVIRLEDGGVLHVAGALPGETVRLRAGPEGFVLDEVLEPSASRRTPPCPHFGACGGCVLQHWDAESALAWKVERLRATLALERLETEILPVFWTSPGGRRRAALHARRGSSRTEARIGFKARKSWNLVDIDGCAVLNPAIVRALPALRRLAAPLLEHPKSAPSLHVTMTDDGLDIDVTGVEARSGGLSADARQEVAALAAETGLARLTLAGDILFQQRQPSLKIGRARVALPAGAFLQADPAAEAAMVAEARSAVDGARRIADLFCGLGAFTFPLAEVAPVLAVDGSAPAIRALGAAVATAPGLHGITAEARDLFRRPLSAAELKRIDAVVFDPPRAGALAQVAEIAQSGAARVVGVSCNPATFARDARRLVDSGFRLERILPVDQFLWSSHLELVAVFSR from the coding sequence ATGTCCATGGGCGGGGAGGGGGATGGTGTGATCCGCCTCGAGGACGGCGGCGTCCTGCATGTGGCCGGGGCCCTGCCCGGGGAGACGGTGCGCTTGCGGGCCGGTCCCGAAGGTTTCGTCCTCGACGAGGTTCTTGAGCCCAGCGCCTCGCGCCGGACTCCGCCCTGTCCGCATTTCGGAGCCTGCGGCGGCTGCGTCCTCCAGCACTGGGATGCGGAGTCCGCCCTGGCCTGGAAGGTCGAGCGCCTGAGGGCCACCCTCGCCCTGGAGCGGCTGGAGACCGAGATCCTGCCCGTCTTCTGGACCTCGCCCGGCGGACGTCGTCGGGCGGCCCTCCACGCCCGGCGGGGATCCTCCCGCACCGAGGCGCGGATTGGCTTCAAGGCGCGCAAGTCCTGGAACCTGGTCGACATCGACGGGTGTGCGGTCCTGAACCCGGCCATCGTTCGCGCCCTTCCGGCCCTGCGGCGGCTGGCGGCGCCGCTGCTGGAGCACCCGAAGTCGGCGCCCTCCCTGCATGTGACCATGACGGATGACGGCCTCGACATCGACGTGACGGGCGTCGAGGCGAGGTCCGGCGGCCTGTCGGCGGACGCCCGCCAGGAGGTCGCGGCGCTTGCGGCCGAGACCGGTCTGGCCCGCCTGACCCTCGCGGGAGACATCCTGTTCCAGCAGCGCCAGCCCAGCCTGAAGATCGGCCGGGCCCGGGTGGCCCTGCCGGCCGGGGCCTTCCTTCAGGCCGATCCCGCCGCGGAGGCCGCCATGGTCGCCGAGGCAAGGTCCGCGGTCGATGGCGCGCGCCGGATCGCCGACCTCTTCTGCGGCCTGGGCGCCTTTACCTTCCCCCTCGCGGAAGTCGCCCCGGTCCTGGCCGTCGATGGGTCCGCCCCCGCCATCCGGGCCCTGGGCGCCGCCGTGGCCACCGCACCCGGCCTGCACGGGATCACCGCCGAGGCTCGAGATCTTTTCCGGCGCCCCCTTTCCGCGGCCGAACTCAAGCGGATCGACGCCGTCGTGTTCGACCCGCCCCGCGCCGGCGCCCTGGCGCAGGTCGCCGAGATCGCCCAGTCGGGGGCCGCCCGCGTGGTGGGCGTCTCGTGCAATCCCGCCACATTCGCCCGGGACGCCCGGCGGTTGGTCGATTCGGGATTCCGCCTGGAGCGCATCCTTCCGGTGGACCAGTTCCTCTGGTCATCGCACCTCGAACTCGTGGCGGTGTTCAGCCGCTGA
- a CDS encoding glycine zipper 2TM domain-containing protein — MRSLVTCAAAFALFAAVPAPVRAQSAPLQEFGRGDVCQEQKQEAGTKGALIGALGGALLGRAIAGRGHKTDGTLLGAAAGAGVGFGVGRGSVTCVDYPPQVTQTDYSREHCRWVQQSPQDGKPRQFEVCQNADGVWRASGRE, encoded by the coding sequence ATGCGTTCCTTGGTCACCTGCGCCGCCGCCTTCGCCCTGTTCGCCGCCGTCCCGGCCCCAGTCCGCGCCCAGTCCGCGCCGCTCCAGGAGTTCGGCCGCGGCGACGTCTGCCAGGAGCAGAAGCAGGAAGCCGGGACCAAGGGCGCCCTGATCGGCGCCCTGGGTGGCGCGCTCCTCGGCCGGGCCATCGCCGGCCGGGGCCACAAGACGGACGGAACCCTGCTGGGCGCCGCCGCGGGCGCAGGCGTGGGCTTTGGCGTCGGGCGCGGATCGGTGACCTGTGTCGACTACCCGCCCCAGGTCACCCAGACCGACTACAGCCGCGAGCACTGCCGCTGGGTCCAGCAGTCGCCGCAGGACGGCAAGCCCCGCCAGTTCGAGGTCTGCCAGAACGCCGACGGCGTCTGGCGCGCCAGCGGCCGCGAGTAA
- a CDS encoding TlyA family RNA methyltransferase: protein MAKEAPAQPIRRRADAVLAGRGFAESRARARAAIEAGGVTADGRLLVRASDLIDPDADIGFRPAFEEVSRAAGKLKAAPGFDAAPLQGAVVLDVGASTGGFTEVCLGRGAARVYAVDVGRGQLHQRLAADARVVSLEGVDARRLDAGLIPEAPAVVVCDASFISLSKVLPAALALAGPGAWLFALVKPQFEVGPERVGKGGLVRDPSAREEALQAACRFLEAAGWRVTGTAPSPVTGSDGNVEFLVSARKA, encoded by the coding sequence ATGGCGAAAGAGGCTCCTGCCCAACCGATCCGCCGGCGCGCTGACGCCGTTCTGGCCGGGCGCGGCTTTGCGGAAAGTCGGGCCCGGGCCAGGGCGGCCATCGAGGCGGGCGGGGTGACGGCGGACGGACGGCTCCTGGTGCGGGCCTCGGACCTCATCGACCCGGATGCGGACATCGGCTTCCGCCCCGCCTTCGAGGAGGTCAGCCGGGCGGCGGGCAAGCTCAAGGCCGCGCCGGGCTTTGACGCCGCGCCCCTGCAGGGCGCCGTCGTGCTGGACGTCGGAGCCTCTACGGGGGGCTTCACGGAGGTCTGTCTCGGCCGCGGCGCCGCCCGGGTCTATGCGGTGGATGTGGGGCGGGGCCAGCTGCACCAGCGGCTGGCCGCCGACGCCCGGGTGGTCAGCCTGGAGGGCGTCGATGCGCGCCGGCTGGACGCCGGCCTGATTCCGGAGGCGCCAGCGGTGGTGGTCTGTGACGCCAGCTTCATCAGCCTTTCCAAGGTCCTGCCGGCGGCCCTGGCCCTGGCGGGTCCGGGCGCCTGGCTCTTCGCCCTGGTCAAGCCGCAGTTCGAGGTCGGACCCGAGCGGGTCGGCAAGGGCGGCCTTGTCCGCGATCCCTCTGCGCGGGAAGAGGCCTTGCAGGCGGCTTGCCGGTTCCTTGAGGCGGCAGGCTGGCGGGTCACGGGCACGGCGCCAAGCCCGGTGACGGGCTCGGACGGCAATGTCGAGTTCCTGGTGTCGGCCCGGAAGGCCTGA
- a CDS encoding TonB-dependent receptor, which translates to MPSPYRAGAPRRALAAALTLAAAPLPVIAAEAPEVDAVIVVGQGDRPITVQPRGLSVSLGETEFRAVNAINVEDLMKYAPNFFVRKRFAGDDNAVVALRGANTVQSARTLVLVDGFVVSNFLGNRFDFPPKWNVVGPAEVRQFDIVYGPYSARYGGNSMGGVISVTTRAPERNEVYGQAQVMLMPFTEYGFDETFRGYSAEAGLAWKPDDSPFSLRAGFRHFENTGQSMTYNLLTPATGTGAAVTGAFVDPRLATPVFGAASPVHVIQDQFRLRASWELENGWKLEAMGFAWLTDQDLTDTRTFLKDAGGSPVWQGRVAFGGRTWNATGLTQSLTRRTEYLTGLRAGGDALGWTVSANASRYWIASQDGRTSRDMATGLANGAGTQTQAREPGWWTGAVTLERTIGDHAVAFGADASLYETRSETFNTTAWKNASNPVFSASTWGKTTTFGIFAEDEISLPGDYSLTAGVRYDAWKAHDGGIGKQVAGRRVDDVYPERTDSAISPKLSFQGPLAAGWDVQLSLGTATRFPTVGELFQGRIDDITQQIDPQSFDPNLRPETSVDASLILRRSFGDVRVTSSVFLQDVHDAIFSFQGLNPFGQVVSSFKNVDRVRQVGVELIAEARDVGVAGLDIDANLSWMDARTLRNASAPAAEGRMFPRIPEWRSNGSIRYRVSDSARASLGWRYATRPNSDLFGLSRGDAYGFQTEYFTLDGRFTWAIGQHAEVGLGVDNLLNDQAYVSHPLPQRTFVVDLKSRW; encoded by the coding sequence ATGCCTTCCCCATATCGCGCCGGCGCCCCGCGCCGCGCCCTCGCGGCGGCCCTGACGCTCGCCGCTGCGCCCCTGCCTGTGATCGCCGCCGAAGCCCCGGAAGTCGACGCCGTGATCGTCGTCGGCCAGGGCGACCGGCCTATCACCGTCCAGCCCAGGGGCCTCTCGGTCTCGCTTGGAGAGACCGAGTTCCGGGCCGTGAACGCCATCAATGTCGAAGACCTGATGAAGTACGCGCCCAACTTCTTCGTCCGGAAGCGGTTTGCCGGCGATGACAACGCCGTGGTCGCCCTGCGCGGCGCCAACACGGTCCAGAGCGCCCGGACCCTGGTCCTGGTCGACGGGTTTGTCGTCTCCAACTTCCTCGGAAACCGGTTCGACTTCCCGCCGAAATGGAATGTAGTGGGGCCCGCAGAGGTCCGGCAGTTCGACATCGTCTACGGCCCCTACTCGGCGCGCTACGGCGGCAACTCCATGGGCGGGGTGATCTCGGTCACCACCCGGGCGCCTGAGCGGAACGAGGTCTATGGCCAGGCCCAGGTCATGCTGATGCCCTTCACGGAGTACGGCTTCGACGAGACCTTCCGGGGCTACAGCGCCGAGGCGGGCCTGGCCTGGAAGCCTGATGACTCGCCGTTCAGCCTGCGGGCCGGCTTCCGGCATTTCGAGAACACCGGCCAGTCCATGACCTACAACCTCCTGACCCCAGCGACCGGAACGGGAGCGGCGGTGACCGGAGCCTTTGTGGACCCGAGGCTGGCGACCCCGGTCTTCGGCGCAGCCTCGCCAGTCCACGTCATCCAGGACCAGTTCCGTCTCCGCGCGAGCTGGGAGCTGGAGAACGGGTGGAAGCTGGAGGCCATGGGATTCGCCTGGCTGACCGACCAGGACCTCACCGACACGCGGACCTTCCTGAAGGACGCCGGCGGGTCGCCGGTCTGGCAGGGCCGCGTGGCCTTCGGCGGACGGACCTGGAACGCGACCGGCCTCACCCAGTCCCTGACCCGTCGAACCGAGTATCTCACCGGCCTGCGGGCGGGCGGCGACGCTCTCGGCTGGACGGTGTCGGCCAACGCCTCGCGATACTGGATCGCGAGCCAGGATGGGCGGACCTCTCGCGACATGGCGACAGGACTGGCCAACGGCGCGGGGACTCAGACCCAGGCCCGGGAACCCGGATGGTGGACGGGCGCCGTGACCCTGGAGAGGACGATCGGCGATCACGCCGTCGCCTTCGGGGCTGACGCCAGCCTCTATGAGACAAGGTCGGAGACCTTCAACACCACCGCCTGGAAGAACGCCTCCAACCCCGTCTTCTCAGCCTCCACCTGGGGCAAGACGACCACCTTCGGGATCTTCGCCGAGGACGAGATCTCTCTTCCGGGCGACTACAGCCTGACCGCAGGCGTCCGATACGACGCCTGGAAGGCGCACGATGGCGGCATCGGCAAGCAGGTCGCCGGCCGGAGGGTGGACGACGTCTATCCGGAGCGGACCGATAGCGCCATCAGCCCGAAGCTGAGCTTCCAGGGTCCGTTGGCCGCAGGGTGGGACGTCCAGCTGAGCCTCGGGACAGCGACCCGCTTCCCGACGGTGGGCGAACTGTTCCAGGGACGGATTGACGACATCACCCAGCAGATCGATCCGCAGAGCTTCGATCCCAACCTGAGGCCGGAGACTTCAGTTGACGCCAGCCTCATCCTGAGGCGCAGCTTCGGCGACGTCCGGGTGACCAGTTCTGTCTTCCTGCAGGACGTTCACGACGCCATCTTCAGCTTCCAGGGTCTCAACCCCTTCGGCCAGGTCGTCTCGTCCTTCAAGAATGTCGACCGGGTCCGGCAGGTGGGCGTCGAGCTCATCGCCGAGGCAAGGGATGTCGGCGTCGCCGGCCTGGACATCGACGCCAATCTCTCCTGGATGGACGCTAGGACGCTCCGTAACGCCTCGGCGCCCGCGGCGGAGGGACGGATGTTCCCGCGGATCCCGGAATGGCGTTCCAACGGCTCGATCCGGTACCGGGTGAGCGACTCTGCGCGCGCCTCGCTGGGATGGCGCTACGCCACGCGTCCGAACTCCGACCTCTTCGGGCTTTCGCGGGGCGACGCCTATGGCTTCCAGACTGAGTACTTCACCCTCGATGGTCGGTTCACCTGGGCGATCGGCCAACACGCGGAAGTGGGGCTGGGTGTCGATAACCTGCTGAACGACCAGGCCTACGTCTCGCATCCCCTGCCCCAACGGACCTTCGTGGTCGACCTCAAGAGCCGGTGGTGA
- a CDS encoding PepSY-associated TM helix domain-containing protein, with amino-acid sequence MTEPDTLPGAERKSILAHRTVWRWHFYAGLFCIPFVIILSVTGAAYLFKPQVEAFLDSPYDHLVTEGGPRSAEAQVKAALSAAPEGSRLKFYEVRRETDDAARVILSTPNGPLIAFVHPEANVVLGLEWEADRPMEVIKTIHGELLMGERGSILVELAAGWAVVMILTGLVLWFPRGGRGPGGVLWPRLGLGGRLAWRDLHAVTGFWVSGLALFLLLTGLPWTTVWNDAFKEVRRATGTLNAPQEWSSGRKSEQADAQAGHRALASQPVPAGEPAAASLDRMAAAARLMDLPPPVLIAPPAPGGGWRSSPTWTVRSETANRPQRVVLTLDPATGQVTGAETFAGKHPIDKAIGFGVAAHEGQLFGLANQLLGLLAATGLVTLSLSGIVMWRRRGPQGVLGAPERLANVNAARGVGLAKLALGVFMPVLGASLVLVALVEFLVLRRIPRVRSWLGLDPFR; translated from the coding sequence ATGACCGAACCCGACACCCTGCCCGGCGCAGAGCGCAAGTCCATCCTGGCCCACAGGACGGTCTGGCGCTGGCACTTCTACGCCGGCCTGTTCTGCATCCCCTTCGTCATCATCCTGTCCGTGACCGGGGCGGCCTATCTCTTCAAGCCACAGGTCGAAGCCTTCCTCGACAGCCCCTACGACCACCTGGTCACAGAGGGCGGGCCGCGAAGCGCCGAGGCCCAGGTGAAGGCCGCCCTCTCGGCCGCGCCTGAAGGCTCCCGGCTCAAGTTCTATGAGGTCCGCCGTGAGACGGACGACGCGGCGAGGGTCATCCTGTCCACGCCGAACGGCCCCCTGATCGCCTTTGTCCATCCGGAAGCCAACGTGGTTCTGGGTCTGGAATGGGAAGCGGACCGGCCGATGGAAGTCATCAAGACGATCCACGGTGAACTCCTGATGGGTGAGCGGGGTTCGATTCTTGTGGAGCTGGCGGCGGGCTGGGCGGTTGTGATGATCCTCACCGGCCTGGTCCTCTGGTTTCCAAGGGGGGGGCGCGGCCCTGGCGGCGTCCTCTGGCCCCGGCTGGGCCTGGGCGGGCGTCTCGCCTGGAGGGACCTGCACGCCGTCACCGGGTTCTGGGTCTCGGGCCTTGCCCTCTTCCTGCTCCTGACCGGACTGCCCTGGACCACGGTCTGGAACGACGCCTTCAAGGAGGTCCGGCGGGCGACGGGGACCCTGAACGCCCCCCAGGAGTGGTCGTCCGGACGAAAGTCCGAGCAGGCGGACGCACAGGCCGGCCATCGCGCACTGGCCAGCCAACCCGTCCCTGCGGGAGAGCCCGCTGCGGCGTCGCTGGACCGGATGGCGGCTGCGGCGCGACTGATGGACCTGCCGCCGCCGGTGCTGATCGCCCCGCCAGCGCCGGGCGGCGGGTGGCGATCCTCGCCGACCTGGACGGTCCGGTCAGAGACGGCAAACCGCCCCCAACGGGTGGTGCTGACCCTTGATCCCGCGACCGGCCAGGTGACGGGCGCCGAGACCTTCGCCGGCAAGCACCCCATCGACAAGGCCATCGGGTTCGGGGTCGCGGCCCATGAGGGACAGCTCTTTGGACTCGCCAACCAGCTCCTCGGCCTGCTTGCGGCGACAGGTCTGGTGACGCTCTCGCTGAGCGGGATCGTCATGTGGCGGCGGCGCGGACCTCAGGGCGTGCTGGGGGCGCCTGAGCGGCTGGCCAACGTAAACGCCGCCCGGGGCGTCGGCCTCGCCAAACTGGCCCTCGGCGTCTTCATGCCGGTCCTCGGCGCGAGCCTCGTCCTGGTCGCCCTGGTTGAGTTCCTGGTCCTTCGCCGGATCCCGCGAGTCCGGTCCTGGCTGGGCCTGGATCCCTTCAGATGA
- a CDS encoding thioesterase family protein, with the protein MSDTDATPFRQMLESLAPEAGGLGIDLPGDWLQGRTAYGGLTGALCVEAAARLHPDLPPLRNAHFALAGPASGRLAVQAEVVRQGKSAVVIEASVTGEAGPAARALLTYGVGRDSQVRASGAIPPAVPAPEACPTFFAADRKPSFARHFDVRLAGGARPMTPGAEPRITVWIRHGDGETPDGLPALVALADAIPSPALVLFPEFAPFSTMTWSLDLTSAAPASASGWWLLDSTIDAADGGYASQDMSLWNDAGELVARARQMVAVFI; encoded by the coding sequence ATGTCAGATACCGATGCAACGCCCTTTCGCCAGATGCTGGAGTCCCTCGCGCCCGAGGCTGGCGGCCTGGGCATCGACCTTCCGGGGGATTGGCTGCAGGGCCGCACCGCCTACGGCGGCCTGACCGGCGCCCTCTGCGTCGAGGCGGCCGCTCGCCTCCATCCCGACCTCCCGCCCCTGCGCAACGCCCACTTCGCCCTGGCCGGACCGGCCTCCGGGAGGCTTGCCGTTCAGGCGGAGGTGGTCCGCCAGGGCAAGTCCGCCGTCGTCATCGAGGCCTCTGTGACAGGAGAGGCCGGTCCCGCCGCCCGCGCCCTCCTGACCTACGGGGTGGGCCGGGACTCCCAGGTCCGGGCTTCGGGCGCGATCCCGCCCGCCGTTCCCGCCCCCGAGGCCTGTCCCACCTTTTTCGCTGCGGACCGAAAGCCCAGCTTCGCCCGTCACTTCGACGTTCGCCTGGCCGGCGGCGCCCGGCCCATGACCCCCGGGGCCGAGCCCCGGATCACGGTCTGGATTCGCCACGGCGACGGCGAGACCCCAGACGGCCTTCCCGCACTGGTGGCCCTGGCCGACGCCATTCCCTCGCCCGCCCTGGTGCTCTTTCCCGAGTTCGCCCCCTTCAGCACCATGACCTGGTCCCTGGACCTGACCTCGGCGGCGCCCGCCAGCGCCTCGGGCTGGTGGCTCCTGGACAGCACCATCGACGCCGCCGACGGCGGATACGCCTCCCAGGACATGAGCCTCTGGAACGACGCCGGCGAACTCGTCGCCCGCGCCCGCCAGATGGTGGCCGTCTTCATCTGA